Proteins encoded in a region of the Vitis riparia cultivar Riparia Gloire de Montpellier isolate 1030 chromosome 7, EGFV_Vit.rip_1.0, whole genome shotgun sequence genome:
- the LOC117919196 gene encoding nuclear transcription factor Y subunit B-7: MGDDESHANAPTTTNPESPCLKSSSGSGSNSINKEQDRFLPIANVGRIMKKVIPGNGKISKDAKETVQECVSEFISFVTGEASDKCQREKRKTINGEDIIWAITTLGFEDYVSPLKQYLSKYREIEGEKLNIPKQHRSEQRLQQQEQEQNLPYASVYSSTTLISQPPFVAADQPFPLPFSADSIQKQLHQQEHFDSGGRW; this comes from the coding sequence ATGGGAGATGATGAGAGTCATGCAAATGCTCCTACCACCACAAACCCAGAAAGCCCTTGCCTAAAATCCAGCAGCGGCAGCGGCAGCAACAGCATCAACAAGGAGCAAGATCGGTTTCTTCCCATCGCCAACGTCGGGCGAATCATGAAAAAGGTCATTCCTGGGAACGGGAAAATCTCAAAAGACGCTAAAGAGACGGTGCAAGAATGCGTATCCGAATTCATTAGCTTTGTTACTGGAGAAGCATCCGATAAATGCCAACGAGAAAAGAGGAAGACTATCAATGGCGAAGATATCATATGGGCCATCACAACTCTAGGGTTTGAGGATTACGTATCTCCACTTAAACAGTATCTCAGCAAGTACAGAGAGATTGAAGGGGAAAAGCTCAATATTCCAAAGCAACATCGTTCCGAGCAAAGGCTACAACAACAGGAACAAGAACAAAATTTACCATACGCTAGTGTATATTCTTCCACAACTCTCATCTCTCAGCCTCCTTTTGTGGCTGCTGATCAGCCATTTCCTTTGCCTTTCTCTGCAGATTCAATTCAAAAACAATTACACCAACAAGAACACTTTGATTCGGGGGGTCGTTGGTGA